A window from Citrus sinensis cultivar Valencia sweet orange chromosome 3, DVS_A1.0, whole genome shotgun sequence encodes these proteins:
- the LOC127901466 gene encoding uncharacterized protein LOC127901466 isoform X2 yields the protein MPEAESGCSLQNANPCVDPTEHLPLAFLRSEFIPTAPTRSTSTIDWLPDFAGYSWVAYGASSLLVISHFPSPLSQEEALIGPIFRQVFALSDNSLPVTSISWSPETPSIGELAAASENCIFVFAHDSASSKGSFCWSQNAILVQGTKVEAIEWTGSGDGIVAGGMETVLWKKKNTLWEIAWKFKENYPQNLVSATWSIEGPSATAASMSQLDLLGPKEAGKCVFICCSDGKSEYIKLELCHPQPVSMVQWRPSTRRHSPGDTKRSQRHVLLTCCLDGTVRLWCEMDSGKTRKVAKDTNDHKTIRRSFCVGAIIEINQALNGALGMDIVITWAKEIRCMFETGEGANHFISTGVYEHGGTGKCEWLVGYGPGSLVTLWAIHCLDDISPLRFPRVTLWKKQNLELEHPHNSGFSGFQGQSLLNKVVISRDCVSGLPTICSLVHLSHCNSLVWSLLHAQRSGDVEDVSSDKSSTGQILSCSASRILSIEGHTGKILQVAVHPCVSEFELAVSLDSNGLLLFWSLSTISNCISDLPTLMPSWKLCGKLRTRKSCSNYTSLRWAPSLLDEDMVLLMGHVGGIDCFIVKISQTEVDDIVCHYVCTIPFTGHGHYEDGPANIFSVPLPSCNDKTVMYNKFMLLGVWLKGLESLSWEITFHSFDLSESCCGCIDDNNTVKCSMCKFETTFCGKKYFIGVNPCSSQFPEPHTRNWVTSFAVVCPNNLVPMQQKLVYDNDPCSKIPPYTMATGYSDGSLRLWRSELGGSSTSCMPWELVGMLVAHQGPVSAISLTDGGRKIATVSAASHSNAVSNVRIWESVCVTELGSFVLEDTLSFDTNIVAVNWLTLENGQSLLGVCLQNELKVYAQRHYGGQILLDTKNSLKMQNWFCLAFSPTFAAHDFTWGRRAIAIVVHQSYLSIYSQFLFLIDKKHQAKCNSNVFIDNFCCHKSGINENIVSTIFTVCDSESSAGDQRGDYESAPSVNIDMKNDHLVASDQLKCGGAILGSWSMLEIAEKLRGSLPVYHPKALFLNIYSGNWKRAYVSVRHLVENLPSNYPSEKRYCYTKSSHIVPQILLSTYFEGLLSKGSTDNGFQWSGLNTFSTSLQFRQFAYNMDLDASNSSSSTKSELSGFVELLQNVYELAGVTDAEKMEILAVVDLLNEFDNKHSASVYENLDEPGQRFWVELRFQLLCFFRRFGKLVSAEELAVDSRLIAWAFHSECQETLFGSILPNEPTWPEMRALGVGFWYTDVTQLRTREEKNKAAALKNAYVLLGRHQLELAIAFFLLGGDAASAVTVCARNLGDVQLALVICRLVEKHGGPLERNLVTKFILPSSIERGDYWLTSLLEWELGNYSQSFLTMLGFQSTAVINNFALSSNSVAFMDPSIGLYCLMLANKNSMRNAIGEKNAAILGRWAALMRATALNRCGLPLEALDCLSSSPSTIGGTDQESVLNIGHSHILPEILKPSAATGSSNWLLRDVALHLESCAKLDLSLQYFSKLIRDHPSWPDLGFGRASKCFMDFEIHQYEKLVQNFQQKLYTALAFFEQRFSMDSSSLIAKILSLLCNNGLLFIGYDLLHGYICQGKSQEKSSDTVDGLSLYFCQHKPLLKAAEDISIFLSRFIAATSITCSHLKSTNSENVRHHEVRSRWSNAQGYYFQSIIFSLWSLRAAMRTFSGSFPEELITPLFLLDLYEYYVHFASAWLQRDSKGLLQVLQPVLITYTNGHTPYEVDMNNLKTFFHQSAELLTRNTSIDNMVGDLQVSKFVDDERSTDLMNSIPEDERWQIMGACLWQHMSRFMKHKLNSMSVKLDENHSSRLLGGHISSWTSSLTNPESASIGLKEQMRLLTLFLAQLLKSALLHISSHHVKQLAFFLRYKVENGFDIPTRRWLQEATPSQSGTLYQHLNQIVVSMNIINNKDEAAISELLWDVCSDPSIIHEGFTQEKLNWRSYINCKLSKGWSHINEGVKLKHEIKKTCKNEDKLGSTLASGEVGSASKDLFRNSRTSPRSWHKDANMANEVIPFQAPKEICKRNGELFEALCVNSIDQRQGAIASNRKGIVFFNLEDEIPLHDQLKYIWADADWPQNGWAGSESTPVPTFVSPGVGLGSNKGAHLGLGGATIGVGSLARPGRDLTGGLAFGIPGYAGIGASALGWETQDDFEDYVDPPATVENISTRAFSSHPLRPFFLVGSSNTHIYLWEFGKDKATATYGVLPAANVPPPYALASISALQFDHYGHRFASAALDGTVCTWQLEVGGRSNVRPMESCLCFSSHAMDVSYITSSGSVIAAAGHSSNGINVVVWDTLAPPTSSRASITCHEGGARSISVFDNDLGSGSVSPLIVTGGKGGDVGIHDFRYIATGKTKKHKHSDRGGSSINTCAHADAQTGSGSKPGDQNGMLWYIPKAHLGSVTRISTVPNTSLFLTGSKDGDVKLWDAKAAQLVYHWSKLHERHTFLQPSSRGFGGVVRAGVTDIQVVSRGFLSCGGDGSVKLIQLEDYQHRL from the exons atGCCAGAAGCAGAATCAGGCTGTAGTTTACAAAACGCAAACCCTTGCGTGGATCCAACAGAACACCTTCCACTTGCTTTCCTCAGATCCGAATTCATCCCGACCGCCCCGACCCGATCCACATCCACCATCGACTGGCTACCGGATTTCGCCGGTTACTCATGGGTGGCGTACGGAGCATCATCTCTCCTGGTGATTTCTCATTTCCCTTCTCCTCTCTCTCAAGAAGAAGCCCTAATTGGTCCCATTTTCCGCCAAGTTTTCGCGCTCTCTGACAATTCGTTGCCGGTAACCTCCATTTCTTGGTCTCCCGAGACTCCTTCAATCGGCGAGCTGGCTGCTGCCTCGGAGAATTGTATCTTCGTCTTTGCTCATGACTCAGCGAGCTCCAAAG GTTCTTTTTGTTGGAGCCAGAATGCAATTCTTGTACAAGGTACGAAGGTGGAGGCAATTGAGTGGACAGGATCTGGTGATGGGATCGTTGCTGGTGGAATGGAGACTGTTCtgtggaaaaagaagaacacaTTGTGGGAAATAGCTTGGAAGTTTAAAGAGAATTATCCTCAGAATCTTGTTTCTGCAACCTGGTCAATTGAGGGACCTTCAGCAACTGCAGCTTCCATGAGTCAACTGGACCTTTTAGGACCTAAGGAGGCGGGAAAATGTGTGTTTATTTGTTGTAGTGATGGAAAGTCTGAATACATAAAACTCGAGCTGTGTCATCCTCAGCCTGTTTCAATGGTACAATGGAGACCATCAACCAGAAGGCATTCACCGGGAGACACAAAACGATCACAGAGGCATGTGCTGCTTACTTGCTGCTTAGACGGAACTGTTAGATTATGGTGTGAGATGGACAGTGGGAAGACAAGAAAAGTTGCCAAGGACACTAATGATCATAAAACCATAAGACGATCTTTTTGTGTTGGTGCTATAATTGAGATAAATCAGGCGTTGAATGGAGCACTGGGCATGGACATAGTTATAACATGGGCAAAAGAAATAAGATGTATGTTTGAAACAGGTGAAGGAGCTAACCATTTCATTTCTACAGGGGTGTATGAACATGGGGGAACTGGAAAATGTGAGTGGTTAGTTGGGTATGGTCCTGGAAGTTTGGTTACCTTGTGGGCCATCCATTGTCTTGACGACATTTCCCCTTTGAGGTTTCCCCGTGTCACATTAtggaagaaacaaaatttggaACTTGAACACCCTCATAATTCTGGTTTTTCAGGTTTTCAGGGGCAATCACTTCTTAATAAAGTTGTTATTTCAAGAGATTGTGTGTCTGGCCTTCCAACTATTTGCTCTTTGGTTCATTTGTCACATTGTAATTCCTTGGTCTGGTCTTTACTACATGCTCAAAGATCAGGAGATGTAGAGGACGTATCTTCTGATAAATCCAGCACAGGACAAATCTTGTCATGTTCTGCCAGTAGGATTTTAAGCATAGAAGGTCATACTGGAAAAATCTTACAAGTTGCAGTACATCCTTGTGTCTCTGAATTTGAATTGGCTGTTTCACTGGATTCTAATGGTTTGCTGTTATTCTGGTCACTTTCCACCATTTCAAACTGCATCTCTGACCTTCCAACATTAATGCCCTCATGGAAGCTTTGTGGAAAGCTCAGAACTCGAAAGTCATGTTCCAATTATACAAGCCTGAGGTGGGCACCTTCACTTCTGGATGAAGACATGGTTCTTCTCATGGGTCATGTCGGAGGAATTGATTGTTTTATAGTAAAAATTTCTCAAACTGAAGTGGATGATATAGTGTGTCACTATGTTTGCACTATACCTTTTACTGGTCATGGTCATTATGAGGATGGTCCCGCTAATATCTTCTCTGTACCTTTGCCATCTTGTAATGATAAAACTGttatgtataataaatttatgctTTTGGGGGTATGGTTGAAAGGGCTTGAGTCTTTATCATGGGAAATCACCTTTCACTCTTTTGATTTATCTGAAAGCTGCTGCGGATGTATTGATGATAACAATACTGTTAAATGCAGCATGTGCAAGTTTGAAACTACTTTttgtggaaaaaaatatttcattggTGTCAATCCTTGTTCATCACAATTTCCTGAGCCTCACACCCGCAATTGGGTTACAAGTTTTGCAGTGGTTTGTCCAAATAATTTGGTGCCTATGCAACAAAAGTTGGTTTATGACAATGATCCGTGCAGTAAAATTCCTCCATATACTATGGCTACAGGCTACTCTGATGGCAGTTTGAGATTGTGGAGAAGTGAACTTGGTGGGTCATCAACCTCTTGTATGCCTTGGGAGCTCGTGGGAATGTTAGTTGCTCATCAAGGTCCTGTTTCTGCTATCTCTTTGACTGATGGTGGGAGGAAGATTGCTACTGTTTCTGCTGCAAGTCATTCAAATGCTGTCAGCAATGTTCGCATATGGGAGTCTGTCTGTGTTACAGAATTAGGGAGCTTTGTGTTGGAAGATACATTATCTTTTGATACAAATATTGTAGCTGTAAATTGGTTAACTTTAGAAAATGGTCAGTCTTTACTTGGTGTTTGCTTGCAGAATGAGCTGAAAGTATATGCTCAGAGGCATTATGGGGGTCAAATTTTGTTGGACACTAAAAATTCTTTGAAGATGCAAAATTGGTTTTGCCTTGCGTTTTCTCCTACTTTTGCTGCTCATGACTTCACCTGGGGTCGCAGGGCCATTGCCATTGTTGTTCATCAGAGCTACCTTAGTATCTATAGTcagtttttgtttcttatagATAAAAAACATCAGGCCAAATGCAATTCGAATGTTTTCATAGACAATTTTTGTTGCCACAAGAGTGGAATCAATGAAAACATTGTTTCTACGATATTCACAGTTTGCGACAGTGAATCCTCAGCTGGAGATCAAAGGGGAGATTATGAGTCTGCTCCTTCTGTAaatattgatatgaaaaatgatCACCTTGTAGCAAGTGATCAACTGAAATGTGGTGGAGCCATTCTTGGTTCCTGGAGCATGCTGGAAATAGCTGAGAAGTTAAGAGGATCTTTGCCTGTTTATCATCCAAAGGCGCtgtttttgaatatatattcaG GCAACTGGAAGCGTGCATATGTGTCTGTGAGGCATCTTGTTGAAAATCTTCCCTCTAATTATCCATCTGAGAAGAGATATTGCTATACAAAGTCTAGCCATATTGTTCCACAAATCCTTCTGTCAACGTACTTTGAAGGGCTTCTCTCAAAAGGTTCAACTGATAATGGATTTCAATGGAGTGGGCTTAATACATTTTCAACGTCTTTGCAGTTTCGCCAATTTGCTTACAATATGGACTTAGATGCTTCCAATTCCAGTTCATCAACAAAATCGGAGTTAAGTGGCTTTGTTGAGTTACTTCAGAATGTCTATGAGCTAGCAGGTGTAACTGACGCAGAAAAGATGGAAATTCTTGCAGTTGTAGATCTATTGAACGAATTTGATAATAAGCACTCTGCTTCAGTCTATGAAAATCTTGATGAACCTGGGCAAAG GTTTTGGGTGGAATTAAGATTTCAGCTACTATGTTTCTTTCGAAGGTTTGGTAAATTGGTATCTGCAGAAGAGTTGGCTGTTGACTCCAGGCTTATAGCATGGGCTTTCCATTCTGAGTGTCAAGAAACTTTGTTTGGTTCTATTTTACCTAATGAACCAACTTGGCCAGAAATGCGGGCTTTGGGTGTTGGATTTTGGTATACCGATGTAACACAATTGCGCACAAGG GAGGAGAAAAATAAGGCAGCGGCACTGAAAAATGCATATGTCTTACTGGGGAGACATCAATTAGAGCTAGCTATTGCTTTCTTTCTGCTTGGAGGTGATGCTGCTTCTGCAGTCACTGTGTGCGCAAGAAACCTTGGGGATGTACAGCTCGCACTAGTAATCTGTCGGCTTGTGGAGAAGCATGGTGGACCATTGGAGCGTAATCTTGTGACAAAGTTTATACTTCCATCTTCAATTGAGAGGGGAGACTACTGGCTCACTAGCCTTCTGGAG TGGGAATTAGGAAACTATTCTCAGTCTTTTCTCACCATGCTGGGTTTCCAATCAACTGCTGTAATCAACAATTTTGCTCTTTCTTCCAATAGTGTTGCTTTTATGGATCCCAGTATTGGCTTGTATTGCCTCATGCTAGCAAACAAAAATAGCATGAGGAATGCAATAGGGGAGAAAAATGCTGCAATCCTTGGTCGGTGGGCAGCTTTGATGAGAGCTACTGCCTTGAACAGATGTGGCCTTCCT CTTGAAGCTTTGGATTGCCTTTCATCTTCTCCCAGCACTATTGGGGGTACAGATCAGGAAAGTGTATTGAATATTGGACATTCTCATATTCTACCTGAGATTCTGAAGCCTTCTGCTGCTACTGGTTCTTCTAACTGGCTATTACGTGATGTTGCTTTGCATCTGGAGTCCTGCGCTAAGTTGGATTTATCTCTCCAgtatttctcaaaattaattaggGACCATCCTAGTTGGCCTGATTTAGGATTTGGTAGAGCGAGTAAATGCTTTATGGATTTTGAGATTCATCAATATGAGAAATTAGTGCAAAATTTTCAACAGAAGTTATATACTGCACTTGCATTTTTTGAGCAGAGATTTTCAATGGATTCTTCCTCTCTAATTGCAAAG ATTTTAAGCTTGTTATGCAACAATGGATTATTGTTCATTGGATATGATTTATTACATGGATATATTTGTCAAGGAAAGTCACAAGAAAAGAGTAGTGATACAGTTGATGGCCTCTCCTTGTATTTTTGTCAGCATAAGCCCCTTTTGAAGGCTGCTGAAGATatctccatttttctttcacgGTTTATTGCTGCCACTAGCATTACTTGCTCCCATTTGAAATCCACTAATAGTGAAAATGTTAGGCATCATGAAGTTAGATCTAGGTGGTCAAATGCTCAGGGGTATTATTTTCAATCTATCATATTCTCGCTGTGGAGTTTAAGAGCTGCTATGAGGACTTTTTCTGGCTCCTTCCCTGAAGAGCTCATaactcctctttttcttcttgatttATATGAATATTATGTGCATTTTGCCTCTGCTTGGCTTCAGAGAGATTCAAAAGGTCTTCTTCAGGTGCTTCAACCTGTCTTGATCACATATACCAATGGACATACTCCGTATGAAGTTGATATGAATAATCTGAAGACATTTTTTCACCAAAGTGCGGAGTTGTTAACCCGCAATACATCAATTGACAATATGGTTGGGGACCTTCAGGTTTCTaaatttgttgatgatgaaaGAAGTACAGATCTTATGAATTCAATTCCAGAAGATGAAAGATGGCAAATCATGGGGGCTTGCTTGTGGCAACACATGTCCAGGTTTATGAAACATAAGCTCAATTCGATGTCCGTTAAACTTGATGAGAATCATTCTTCTAGACTTTTGGGGGGCCACATCTCTTCCTGGACTTCTAGTTTGACAAATCCTGAATCTGCTAGTATCGGCTTAAAGGAACAAATGAGGTTGCTCACTTTGTTTTTGGCTCAATTACTGAAGTCCGCATTGTTGCATATATCTTCTCATCATGTGAAACAACTTGCATTTTTCCTACGGTATAAGGTAGAAAATGGATTTGATATCCCTACTAGGAGATGGTTACAAGAAGCTACTCCATCTCAATCTGGAACCCTCTATCAACATTTAAATCAGATTGTTGTGAGTATGAACattataaataacaaagatGAAGCAGCCATATCTGAATTATTATGGGATGTTTGTTCTGATCCCAGTATAATACACGAAGGTTTCAcgcaagaaaaattaaattggcgATCTTATATCAATTGTAAACTGTCTAAAGGATGGAGTCACATAAATGAAGGTGTCAAGTTGAAGCATGAAATCAAAAAGACCTGTAAAAATGAAGATAAGTTAGGCAGTACTTTGGCCAGTGGTGAAGTTGGATCAGCTAGTAAAGATCTTTTCCGGAATAGTCGTACTTCTCCTAGGTCCTGGCACAAAGATGCAAACATGGCAAATGAGGTTATACCATTTCAAGCGCCCAAGGAAATATGCAAGAGAAATGGGGAACTCTTTGAG GCACTGTGTGTCAACTCCATTGACCAAAGGCAAGGTGCAATCGCTAGCAACCGAAAG ggaattgttttctttaacCTGGAAGATGAGATACCTCTCCACGATCAATTAAAGTATATCTGGGCAGATGCTGATTGGCCACAGAATGGTTGGGCTGGTTCAGAATCAACTCCAGTTCCAACTTTTGTTTCTCCTGGTGTTGGTCTTGGGAGCAATAAAGGGGCACACCTTGGATTGGGTGGTGCAACCATTGGTGTCGGATCTTTAGCAAGACCAGGGAGAGACTTGACTGGTGGGTTAGCATTTGGGATTCCTGGTTATGCTGGTATTGGAGCATCTGCCTTAGGTTGGGAAACTCAAGATGATTTTGAGGATTATGTGGATCCACCAGCTACAGTAGAAAATATAAGTACAAGGGCTTTCTCAAGTCACCCTTTAAGGCCTTTTTTCTTGGTTGGTTCTAGCAATACACACATTTACTTGTGGGAG TTTGGTAAGGATAAAGCTACTGCAACTTATGGTGTGCTGCCTGCTGCAAATGTTCCTCCCCCATATGCTCTTGCATCTATATCTGCATTGCAATTTGACCACTATGGACACCGATTTGCTAGTGCGGCACTAGATGGAACTGTATGCACATGGCAGCTGGAGGTGGGAGGAAGGAGCAATGTCCGTCCAATGGAATCTTGTCTCTGCTTTAGTAGCCACGCAAT GGATGTCAGTTATATTACTTCAAGTGGGTCAGTCATTGCTGCAGCCGGGCACAGCTCTAATGGGATCAATGTAGTTGTATGGGACACATTGGCTCCACCAACAAGTTCCCGAGCTTCCATCACCTGTCATGAAG GTGGTGCACGCTCCATTTCTGTGTTTGATAATGACCTCGGAAGTGGATCTGTTTCTCCCCTTATTGTCACTGGTGGTAAAGGTGGCGATGTTGGAATACATGATTTCCGGTACATAGCAACTGGGAAAACTAAGAAGCACAAGCACTCAGATAGGGGTGGATCAAGTATCAATACGTGTGCGCACGCTGATGCGCAAACAGGGTCTGGGAGTAAACCAGGAGATCAGAATGGGATGCTTTGGTATATACCAAAGGCACACTTAG GGAGTGTCACCAGAATATCCACCGTCCCGAATACCAGTTTGTTCCTAACAGGGAGCAAAGATGGAGATGTAAAACTTTGGGATGCAAAAGCAGCGCAGTTAGTTTATCACTGGTCAAAATTGCATGAAAGGCACACCTTTTTGCAACCGAGCTCTCGGGGTTTTGGCGGAGTTGTACGG GCTGGTGTAACAGATATACAAGTTGTTTCACGCGGTTTCTTATCATGTGGTGGAGACGGCTCTGTGAAGCTGATTCAACTCGAGGATTATCAGCATAGGTTGTGA